The Synergistales bacterium sequence CGGCGATACCAAGGCCTTCATTGACTTTATCTTCAGCGCCGAGGGCCAGAAGCAGGTGAAGCAGGCCGGGTTCCTTCCCGTGAAATAGGGAAACGGCATTTGATCGGTTGATGGACAACCACCCCCCCCTCCACTGCGGCAGGGGGGTTTTCACTGTGAGGGGGATTGAGATGCCACAGGCTGGTACGTTAAAGGGAGACAGGCTCCCGAAGGCGGTAATCGCCGTCCTGGCTTCAACCGGCATGGCAATAATGCTTTTTATCATCGCCTTTCTGCTCCGCGAGGGGGTACCGATACTGCAAGAGGCGACCTTGGGGGAGATTCTCACCGGGGTGTACTGGTACCCCACCTCCGACGAGCCGGATTTCGGCATGCTGCCGCTCATTCTCGGTTCGATCTCCGTGACGCTTCTCTCCTCGCTGCTCGCTATTCCCATCAGTATCTGTCTGGCGATCTTCCTCTCCGAGATCTGCCCCAGGGGAGTAGGCGAGCTCTTCAAGCCGGTGCTGGAGATCTTGAGTTTTTTCCCTTCCGTTGTCCTTGGTTTCCTCGGCATGATGTTGATCGCTCCGTGGCTGCAGCAGACCTTCCAGCTCTTTTCCGGCCTGAATATGTTCAACGCCTCTGTGCTGATGGGGATCATGATTGTCCCCATTATCTCCTCGCTGACGGAGGACAGCCTCTCGGCGATTCCCAAGACCCTCCGTGATGCCTCCTACGCCCTGGGGGCCACCAGGATGGAAACGGTCCTCAAGGTGGTTGTGCCCGCCGCACTGCCGGGCATCCTGCAGGCCTGTCTTCTCGGGATCATGCGGGCCATCGGCGAGACGATGGTCGTCCTCATGGCCGCCGGCGGAGCCGCCGTGATTCCACGTTCCATCATGGATCCCGTCCGCCCGCTGACCTCGACCATCGCCGCCGAGATGGGGGAGACGCCGGTGGGATCAGTGCACTACAATGCGCTCTTTTTCATCGGCGTGTTGCTTCTGGTGATGACGCTGTTGATCAATCTGCTGGCGCAGTGGATCGAACAGAGGGGAAAGAGGTGGCGCTGATGGCACGGGTAACGATGCGCAAGCATATCGACGGTGTTTTCACGTGCATGATGTGGATGATGATGTTTGGTCTTATCTCTTTGCTTGGGGGCCTGATGCTGTTTCTGATCGTCAAGGGAGCCCCTGTGATCAGCTGGGAGTTCCTGAGTCAGCCGCCGCGGGACCAGATGACAAAGGGTGGGGTGTTGACGCCACTTGTTGGTTCCGTACAGCTGGTGCTGGTCTCCATGGCCTTCGCCTTCCCTCTGGGTGTGGCCACAGCGGTCTATCTGGTGGAGTACTCCAGAGACGACTGGTTCACACGGTTCCTGCGCCTGGCGATCCGCAGTCTTGCCGGCGTGCCTTCCGTGGTGTTCGGCCTCTTCGGTCTCTCCTTTTTCGCCGTCTTTCTGCATTTCGGCTCATGCCTGCTTTCGGCAGGGTTGACGCTTGGCTGTCTGGTGCTGCCCGTTATTGTGGGGGCCACCGAATCGGCGCTCAAGAGCGTTCCCAAGAGCTATCGCGACGCCTCCTTCGCCATAGGCGCCACGCGCTGGCAGACCATCTACAAGGTGGTTCTTCCCGCAGCATTCCCTTCCATCATTACGGGAGGGATCCTCAGCGTTGGCCGTGTCGCCGGCGAGACGGCGCCGATCATCTTTACGGGTGCGGCCTTCTTTGCTCCGGAGATCGCCAGAGGGCTCTTTCAGGAGGTCATGGCGCTTCCGTACCACGTCTACGTTCTCGCTACCGCGGGAACGCATATCAAAGAGACCATGCCGATCCAGTACGGCACGGTGCTTGTGCTCCTGATGTTGGTGCTCGGCACGACCATGATCGGGATTCTGTGGCGTGCACGGCTCCGGATACAGCGACAGAGACAGACGCAATAGATGAGCCCGGTGGAGGGGTGGAACATGCCAATGAATTCCAGTGAAGACACAAAGATTATCTCCAGAAACCTCAATCTCTACTACGGAGATTTCAAGGCACTGAGTGATATCAATATGGGGGTTCCGGCCAAGGCGGTGACGGCGCTGATCGGACCTTCCGGTTGCGGAAAGAGCACCTATATTCGCTGTCTCGACAGGATGAACGACTTTATCCCCTCCTGTACCATCGAAGGAGAGGTGCTGCTGGATGGGGTGGATATCTACGGTCCTGCCATGGACGTTATCAAGCTGCGAAGGCGGGTGGGAATGGTTTTTCAGGCTCCCAATCCCTTCCCCAGTTCCATCTGGGAGAATATCGCCTATGGCCCCAAACTGCACGGCATCAAGAATCGGGAGAAACTCAACGAGATTGTGGAACAGAGCCTGAAAGGAGCAGCACTCTGGCAGGAGGTCTCTGATAAGCTCCATACCCCGGCGCTTGCGCTCTCCGGCGGGCAGCAGCAGCGGCTCTGCATCGCCCGGGCGATTGCGGTGGAGCCGGAGGTGATCCTCATGGACGAGCCCACCTCCGCGCTTGATCCCCTCGCCACTGGACGGATCGAGGAGCTCGTCAGAGAGCTCAAAGAAGAGTATACTGTTGTGATCGTAACACACAACATGCAGCAGGCGGCCCGTATCTCCGACATTACCTGTTTCTTTCTGATGGGGGAACTCATCGAAACAGGTCCGACCCAGCAGATGTTTACCTCGCCAACCGATCAGAGAACAGAGGACTACATCACGGGACGGTTCGGCTAGACATGAACAGTATTCCAGCTTTTGCCCAGAGGGGGGAAGGGTAATGCAGCCGATCAATACACGCAAAGCCTTCGACGAGAGCCTGAAACAGCTCGAATCGGATCTGTTGCAACTCGGCAACATGGCGGAGGATGCCTTCAGCAAGGCGATCTGGGCGCTCACCAAGCAGGATGTGCAGGTGGCCCAGGAGGTGATCGATGGGGACGATGTGCTGGATGACATGAATACCCGGATCGACAACGAATGTCTCCAGATCATTGCCCGGTACCAGCCTGTAGCACTGGATCTGCGGCGGGTTTCCGCAGCCATGCATATGGCGGTGGACCTGGAACGGATCGGCGATCTGGCGGTGAATATCAGCAAATCGGCGAAGCGTCTCTCCGGGACGACCTATATCAAGCGGCTGCTCGATATCCCCAGGATGTCGGACCATCTCAGGGATATGATCGATCTGGCGTTGACCGCCTATGTTGAGCGGGACAGCGACAAAGCGCAGCGGGTCTGCCAGATGGACGATATCATCGACGATCTGCACGAGCAGATCTTCCGGGAGCTCGTGGTGATCATGATGGAAAAGCCCAAGACCATCGAACAGGCCACGGAGCTGCTCTTTGTAAGCCGCACCATTGAGCGGGCCGGGGACCACGCCACAAACCTGGCGGAGCACACCCTGTACCTCACCACCGGCACAATGAAGCGTGCCTCGGACATACGACGTCCCAAACCGGAGTCCGAGCAACAGAAAGAGGGGTAGGTGTTCGTGCCAGGCCAACGCATCCTTCTGGTAGAGGATGAGGAGGCCCTCGGGGACCTGGTGGCTGAAGGGTTGAAACGACACGGTTTTCTTGTGGAACGGGCCGCGGATGGGGATGCCGCGCTTGACATCGTGGAACTCTCGCCGCCTGATCTGGTGGTCCTCGATCTTATGCTTCCTCAGATGGACGGGTGGGAGGTCTGCAGGCGGATACGGCAGCAGCCCGATACGAAGGATCTCCCTATTATTATTCTGACTGCCCGGCGAGAAGAACGAGATGTCATTGCCGGTCTCGAACTCGGCGCCGATGACTATCTGAAAAAACCCTTTTCCATGGCGGAGTTGGCTGCGCGTTCAAAGGCTCTGCTACGCAGGATGGAACGGAAGCCCCAGGAGAGCGAGCCGGTTCTCTCGGAGGGGCCGCTTTCCTTCGACAGAAATGCGCGGATGTTTCAGAAAAGCGGTGACTACATCGAGCTGAGCCCCACGGAGTACGCGCTGCTGGAACTGCTGATGCGCAGGAGAGGGCAGGTGGTCCCCCGGGAGGATCTCCTGATGAATATCTGGGGCTACTACGGCGGGGATACCAGAACGGTGGATGTCCATGTTTCCCGCCTCCGGAAGAAGGTGGAGCCCGACCCGGAGCATCCCGGTCTGATCCACACTGTCCGCGGACGCGGATACAGATTGAAGTGGGAACAGCCTGATGAACCGGATCAGAACTAGGATCATAGCGGCTATCCTGTTCAGTCTCGCCGTGGCGGGAGCGTTTTTCTGGGGTCTTGTGCCCGGGCTGATCCCTGAGGCTATCGGAACCGTGGAAGCGGAGCGCTGCAGACGGCAGCTCCATGCGCTTTCGGAGGAGATACAGGGGAAGACGGAGACGCGGCAGAAACGGATTCTCCAACGGCATGCCGAGATCTGGCAGGCCGTTTTTCTTCTCCGGAACGACGGGGACACCCGTACCATGACTGTCGCGCCACAAGAGATGGATGCCGGGGTCCGGGTCGACCTCGGCCGTCGGATCGTGGAGAGGCTGGCGGACGACCAGCGTGGTGTCTTCGTGCGTCAAGGCTGGATCCTTCTCGGCACGTTCGAGAGTGCTTCCGAGCCGGCGCCCGTTCAACTGGGAGTGGCTTGGTTGCTTCCGGGGGGAGGGGCGATCCCCGGGGCGCTGGGACGGAACCTCTTTGTTGCCCTCCTCGCGGCCGCCGGCGCGGCGGTGCTCTTCGGCGAGATCGCGGCGAGGCGGATCACGAAGCCCATCAATGCCCTCGCCAGGGCGGCTTCCCAGGGCCGTGCCGTGGCTCTTTCGCCGGGTACGGCGCTTCCTGATGCGGAAATCAGGGAACTGGAGACGGCGCTCCGGGGAATGGCGGAGCGCTACGAGGATACGATGCGCGAGCTGGAGGAAGAGCGGGCCTACCTGGAGCATATCCTTGCCTCCCTTCCTGTGGGTGTGCTGGTTGTGGGAAAGGACGACACGGTGCTCTATTCCAATCCGCCGCTGGCGCAGCTTCTGCGGATGGAGCCGAAAAAGGGATATCCCTTTCAAGGGGTGTTGCGTGTTCCGGACCTGGTCAACCTCCTGGAGGAAGCGACGCAGGGCAACGAAGGGATGCAGAGCGTTACCCTCAGGGAGGAGGCGCTGCGTCATATCGTCGCCCGGGCGGTCCCTGTGCGGGGAGGAGCCGTGGCGGTGTTTCAGGATATGACGGAGCGCCACCTTTTGGAGGAGTCGAGGAAGAATTTTGTCGCCGATGCGGGACACGAGTTGCAGACGCCCCTGGCGATCATCCGTGCGGCTGCGGAGCTGCTTATTGACGATGTCGAGCTTCCCGGCGACAGGAAGCGCTTTATCACCCGTATTCTGGAACAGCAGGAGCGCATGAGCGAGCTTGTGGATGATCTGCTCTTCCTTTCACGGGTCGAATCGGGGAAGGCGCTCCCTCTCAACCTTGGAGAGCAGATCGATCTTGTGGAGATCTGCACTGTCGCCCAGGGCGAGGTCGCCCTCCATCCCCTGGCGGGCAACATCCTCTGGGAGATGGAGCTGCCCGATGCGGCCCACCTCTATGGGTGGCGCGAGGGACTGTTGCGCTGTGTCACCAACCTTCTTGACAATGCAGTCAAGTATACCCACGAGCGCTACGGAGCAGACCAGGGCGGAAGGGTCCGCATTGTATTGCGTGCACGACCGGAAAACTGGGAGCTGCAGGTCTCGGACAACGGAACCGGTATCCCCAAAACCCAGCAGGAAAACATCTTTGAACGCTTCCGGCGGGGAGAGCCTGCAAGGGTCAAGGACAGCCGCACCAAAGGCGGCTACGGTCTGGGGCTTTCCATTGTCAAGCGCGTTTCCGAGCTCCACGGTGGGAGTATTGCTCTGGAAAGCTCCGATGCGGGCACAAGCTTTCTTCTCAGGTTCCCGAAGACGCTCTCTTCCAAAAACAACCGATAGAGAAAGGCGAAAGAATGTCATTATCCCCACACCGGCTGACGATGGTATGAATGGAACACGTCGGGCAAAAGGTGGTTTCCCGGAACGTTTCCTAGCAGCGGCGAATCGTGGCTTCTTGTAACTATTCTTGTTTCACTCGATCCCTTCCTCCCAAGAGGCGTGATCGTTTTGGCCCGTCGGCGAATAAATCTTCGCTCACTGCCTCCAAGGTTGACTATCGCTTCTTGAGTGTTAAGTTGCTCCAATCTGAAGGAAAGACAGATGGCCCCTTTACATTTCTCAGATTGGCATTACAATTGGCCTGTAAAACCAATGCTAGGTGGAGGGAAAATCTATGGCCAAAAAGCAGGAAAAGCAGCCCAGTCAGATTCGTGATTTGCGGAAAGCCCTCGGTTTGAATCAGGGAGAATTGGCGAAACTGCTAGGAGTATCGATAATTACCATAGGTAAGTGGGAGAAGGGTGGCGGGCAGGTCTCCCGCGGGAGCGGCCCGGCTGTCCTCAAGGCACTGCGGGGGATTCTCAAACAGGCCTCAAGGCCGGATAGTTTTATTGACCTTGGGAGGTTGCGCAAATACCTGAAGGTTGCGGCGAAAAAGGATCTCTTGCGGTACTATACGCAATTCTCCGACGAGCTTGACGGTGAGTATCTGGAAAGCATCAATTCCGGATTGCTTGTCGGAGTGCTGATGGGAATGCTCTATGACCTGCAGCTGGAAAAAGAGGGGAAGATCGCGCCGGGAAAGGTGATGGTCGAAGGGGAACAGACCGAGGAGACACGTTTCGAGACGATGTCCACGGAGGATCTGTTGAATCAGCTAACCATGTAGTTTCCTGTTAGGCAGACGTACAGCGAGGGCCGGTACGAGGTCCGTACCGGCCCTCGCTGTACGTGCATCGGTTGCCGGCACCGAAGGGTATCCGCGAAGCGGTGCGATGGTACAATCGGGGTAGTATGGCTGTGGGGGCGATTGCGTGGGACGGGAACAGATTATCTGGTTTCTTTCAAAGGATCTCCTGCCATGGGAGACAGTGGTGATACAGGGGTACATGGAGAATTGGCCGGAGGGTTCCCCTCCGCTTTGTATTGCAGCCGGTGAGACCAACGGGGCTGCCTTGCAGGGTGTCAAATGGGCGGGACTCGGCGGCTGGGAACGCTGGCTGTGGATAGCCGCCAGGGGGAAGCTGTGGCATGTTTGGGGACGGAAGCCAAGCTGGGTACGGGCTCTTTCTTTCCGTACCAGGGTGCTCCATACGCCCCTTGGGCGCCCCGAGACGCCGGGAGGGTTGACGCTTCCCCACGTTTCCGGGAGCGGCTCCCAGGCGGGAATCACTGTTGGCTTCGACAAAGAGATGCTCTGGAATATGCAGACAGAGATCCCGGAGCATGAAGATGAGAATCCGGGGGTTTTCGTGCTCTTCCCGTCGTTGCGGCGCTTGGCTGGAGGGGTGCGGGAAGCGCTTGCCCAGGTTGATGAGCAGAGACTCTACTGGATCCCTCTTGGCGCGGTGCCCAGGCACGGCAAGACCGTGTTGCCTCTGGATATGAGGATCTTCGCCTACCTTCGGGAAAAGGGGGGAGTGCTGGTTGTTCCCACCCAGCCGGGAATTTCCGATACCCTGCTGGCGGCACTCGCCGCGTTGCTTGCTGTTCCGACGGTATGCCCCTCCTCCCGGATCCTTGATGAAACATTGGGCCCGGCGGGGTATGTCCATGTTGCCGAGCAGAGTGTCCCGGCCTGGAGCAAGGCGATTGCCTGTGGAAGACGCGAGGGAGGACGCGCGGCAGCCGCCCAGGCCCGTCGAAGGCTGGGAGAATACAATAGAGCAGGCGAGACGGCTCAGGCGTTGAAAGCGTTCTACACGACTGTCGCCGGAGGGATTCGGCCGTGACGCTGGCTTCAGGGGTGTTGCGTCTCGTCGCTCGGGGGATGCAGCCGGGTATGAGAGAGATCCTGTTCCGCAGGGGGATAGGTTTTGTGCTCCGGTGGGTGTGGCGTCCCAGACATCGTGTCATGAGACACAACCTCGGACTGGCCTTTCCCAAGCGCAGCGTCCCGGAACGGCGGCGAATCCAGGCGGATGTGTATCGCCATTTGGCCGAAACGCTCACCGAGATCCTTTTGGTTGTCAAGGAGCCGCGGCGTGCTCTTCAGTGGATGACCTCGGTGGAGGGTGAATCCTATCTTGCCGACGCACTCCGGAGCGGGAGAGGTGTGCTGATTGTTACCGGACATGTGGGGAATTGGGAGTTGCTTGCCGCCTGGCTGGCGCAGAGGGGCTATCCGCTCCACGCTATCGTCCGCAGACAGAACGACCCGGAGCTGGAATCGGTGGTGGAATCACTCCGAAGGGGTGTGGGGTTGCGTACCCTTTCCAAGAAAGAGCATCTCAAGCGTGTTGTGGCGTTGTTGCGGCGGGGAGCCTTTGTCGGGATACTGGCCGACCAGCATGCCGGGGAACGAGGCGTACCCCTCCCACTCTTTGGGGTACAAACCCCGACGGCAGTGGGACCGGCGGCTTTGGCGAAGGTTGCCGATGTCCCGGTCATTCCGGTTTTTTCGGCACGCACTGGACCAAAGCAGCATTGCGTCAAGATTGGTCCCCCGCTTCACGTTGATGGTGGTTTGAACAAGGAAGAGATCTACCGAAGGGTGATGGGTGAGTACAATCATCTGCTGGAAGCGTGGATCAGTGGGTACCCGGAGCAGTGGCTCTGGCTCCACAGGCGCTGGCGCAGGGAAGGCCGGGCTGTCAATGTGGACGAAGGAGCGGAGCGGAGATGAGTCTTCTCTCGGGTTCCATGAAGCTGGTGGAATGCCTCGTGCAGCCTGGCCGGCGTGCGCGAATGACGGCTGCAGCCCTTGCGTTCCTCAGTTGCCGGATGCGGTACTGGGAGGATGTGGCTCTGCGGAATATGTGCATTGTCTTTCCCGAGAGCAGGCTGGAATGGCGGAAAGCCACATTGCAGAAGATGTATCGCTCGCTGGGATATATGGCTGTGGAGAATGCGTTACTGGCGAAGCAGCCTGCACTTGCGCAGGAGTGGGTTCAGGAAGTGCATGGAATCGATCGCCTCTACAGCGTACAGCGTGAGGGAAAAGGGGCGGTCCTGCTGGGCGGACACTTGGGAAACTGGGAGCTTGCCGCGGCCTTCCTGGTGCAGCGGGGGTTTCTGGTGTCTGCGGTGATGCGGAAGCAGCGTGATTCCAAGGTAAACGATATCCTTCACCGCTATCGCAGTCGGGCGGGAATGGGGGTGATCCCCCAGGAAGGAGTAATGCGGAAGGCCTTGCGGTGTCTGCGGGAGGGGCGATTCCTGGCACTTGTCGCCGATCAGCGGGCACGAAAAGCCCCCTACCAGGTTCCTTTCTGCGGCAGACCCGCTTCTACCCCAGCAGGTCCGGTCATCTTTGCCGTACGGGCTAATGTCCCTTTGATTCCTGTGATTTCCTATCGAAATGACCT is a genomic window containing:
- the pstC gene encoding phosphate ABC transporter permease subunit PstC; protein product: MPQAGTLKGDRLPKAVIAVLASTGMAIMLFIIAFLLREGVPILQEATLGEILTGVYWYPTSDEPDFGMLPLILGSISVTLLSSLLAIPISICLAIFLSEICPRGVGELFKPVLEILSFFPSVVLGFLGMMLIAPWLQQTFQLFSGLNMFNASVLMGIMIVPIISSLTEDSLSAIPKTLRDASYALGATRMETVLKVVVPAALPGILQACLLGIMRAIGETMVVLMAAGGAAVIPRSIMDPVRPLTSTIAAEMGETPVGSVHYNALFFIGVLLLVMTLLINLLAQWIEQRGKRWR
- the pstA gene encoding phosphate ABC transporter permease PstA; its protein translation is MRKHIDGVFTCMMWMMMFGLISLLGGLMLFLIVKGAPVISWEFLSQPPRDQMTKGGVLTPLVGSVQLVLVSMAFAFPLGVATAVYLVEYSRDDWFTRFLRLAIRSLAGVPSVVFGLFGLSFFAVFLHFGSCLLSAGLTLGCLVLPVIVGATESALKSVPKSYRDASFAIGATRWQTIYKVVLPAAFPSIITGGILSVGRVAGETAPIIFTGAAFFAPEIARGLFQEVMALPYHVYVLATAGTHIKETMPIQYGTVLVLLMLVLGTTMIGILWRARLRIQRQRQTQ
- the pstB gene encoding phosphate ABC transporter ATP-binding protein PstB is translated as MNSSEDTKIISRNLNLYYGDFKALSDINMGVPAKAVTALIGPSGCGKSTYIRCLDRMNDFIPSCTIEGEVLLDGVDIYGPAMDVIKLRRRVGMVFQAPNPFPSSIWENIAYGPKLHGIKNREKLNEIVEQSLKGAALWQEVSDKLHTPALALSGGQQQRLCIARAIAVEPEVILMDEPTSALDPLATGRIEELVRELKEEYTVVIVTHNMQQAARISDITCFFLMGELIETGPTQQMFTSPTDQRTEDYITGRFG
- the phoU gene encoding phosphate signaling complex protein PhoU, translated to MQPINTRKAFDESLKQLESDLLQLGNMAEDAFSKAIWALTKQDVQVAQEVIDGDDVLDDMNTRIDNECLQIIARYQPVALDLRRVSAAMHMAVDLERIGDLAVNISKSAKRLSGTTYIKRLLDIPRMSDHLRDMIDLALTAYVERDSDKAQRVCQMDDIIDDLHEQIFRELVVIMMEKPKTIEQATELLFVSRTIERAGDHATNLAEHTLYLTTGTMKRASDIRRPKPESEQQKEG
- a CDS encoding response regulator transcription factor; translation: MPGQRILLVEDEEALGDLVAEGLKRHGFLVERAADGDAALDIVELSPPDLVVLDLMLPQMDGWEVCRRIRQQPDTKDLPIIILTARREERDVIAGLELGADDYLKKPFSMAELAARSKALLRRMERKPQESEPVLSEGPLSFDRNARMFQKSGDYIELSPTEYALLELLMRRRGQVVPREDLLMNIWGYYGGDTRTVDVHVSRLRKKVEPDPEHPGLIHTVRGRGYRLKWEQPDEPDQN
- a CDS encoding PAS domain-containing sensor histidine kinase; its protein translation is MNRIRTRIIAAILFSLAVAGAFFWGLVPGLIPEAIGTVEAERCRRQLHALSEEIQGKTETRQKRILQRHAEIWQAVFLLRNDGDTRTMTVAPQEMDAGVRVDLGRRIVERLADDQRGVFVRQGWILLGTFESASEPAPVQLGVAWLLPGGGAIPGALGRNLFVALLAAAGAAVLFGEIAARRITKPINALARAASQGRAVALSPGTALPDAEIRELETALRGMAERYEDTMRELEEERAYLEHILASLPVGVLVVGKDDTVLYSNPPLAQLLRMEPKKGYPFQGVLRVPDLVNLLEEATQGNEGMQSVTLREEALRHIVARAVPVRGGAVAVFQDMTERHLLEESRKNFVADAGHELQTPLAIIRAAAELLIDDVELPGDRKRFITRILEQQERMSELVDDLLFLSRVESGKALPLNLGEQIDLVEICTVAQGEVALHPLAGNILWEMELPDAAHLYGWREGLLRCVTNLLDNAVKYTHERYGADQGGRVRIVLRARPENWELQVSDNGTGIPKTQQENIFERFRRGEPARVKDSRTKGGYGLGLSIVKRVSELHGGSIALESSDAGTSFLLRFPKTLSSKNNR
- a CDS encoding helix-turn-helix domain-containing protein, with amino-acid sequence MAKKQEKQPSQIRDLRKALGLNQGELAKLLGVSIITIGKWEKGGGQVSRGSGPAVLKALRGILKQASRPDSFIDLGRLRKYLKVAAKKDLLRYYTQFSDELDGEYLESINSGLLVGVLMGMLYDLQLEKEGKIAPGKVMVEGEQTEETRFETMSTEDLLNQLTM
- a CDS encoding lysophospholipid acyltransferase family protein gives rise to the protein MREILFRRGIGFVLRWVWRPRHRVMRHNLGLAFPKRSVPERRRIQADVYRHLAETLTEILLVVKEPRRALQWMTSVEGESYLADALRSGRGVLIVTGHVGNWELLAAWLAQRGYPLHAIVRRQNDPELESVVESLRRGVGLRTLSKKEHLKRVVALLRRGAFVGILADQHAGERGVPLPLFGVQTPTAVGPAALAKVADVPVIPVFSARTGPKQHCVKIGPPLHVDGGLNKEEIYRRVMGEYNHLLEAWISGYPEQWLWLHRRWRREGRAVNVDEGAERR
- a CDS encoding lysophospholipid acyltransferase family protein; this encodes MKLVECLVQPGRRARMTAAALAFLSCRMRYWEDVALRNMCIVFPESRLEWRKATLQKMYRSLGYMAVENALLAKQPALAQEWVQEVHGIDRLYSVQREGKGAVLLGGHLGNWELAAAFLVQRGFLVSAVMRKQRDSKVNDILHRYRSRAGMGVIPQEGVMRKALRCLREGRFLALVADQRARKAPYQVPFCGRPASTPAGPVIFAVRANVPLIPVISYRNDLFRHELHIGEPLCLQHVSCAGEALYRNLLTMNRCLEYYIRQRPEQWLWPYRRWPQTLRSETSSPPMA